The genomic interval TTTTTTAATCTTCAGTATTTTCTCGATACTTCCCTCCCGTATGATTAAATCGTCAAGCAATTTTTGTTTATGACTTAATTGCGCTGCATTATTATCGGAACACCGCTGGTCTATCGAAGGTCGACCCTTCTCTTCTGACTTGGATGAAGTACACTTATTAAAATCTACAGATGGTGGATGGCTGTCAGCCTTTCCAGTTTTATCTTCGGTCTGACGAACCTCATTTTGTGAtgatcttttcaaattttctgttCGTTCGCTGGCaatacataaatttttgaCCGATGATCTGTCCTTGTCGCTACTTGCTAAAAGCTTATTTCTGTCGTTACTGctgtgaaaatttaataaaattccaTAATTGTGGTTTTCAGACagcgatgaataaataaagtacATTTTATAAAAGGAGACGTACCCAGCGATCAGTTTGGTGGATAATTTAGAAATAGATTTATCTTTTCTGGACACCGATTTGTGATTAGTTTCCTTCCTTAAATTTTATCAGTTTAGAAGAAAACTCGTGTCACCGCAATCCGCCCATAATAATACATCTTACCCCCTTTTCATGGTCCTCCTTATTGGCTGCAATGAAGATGATCAATCTAAGGAAAAGATGTTGAATGTATCGTTCAAAAATGACTGAAGTAGAaggcaaaataaaatatgtttgtGCGAACGTAGATTGTTGCTATGGAAGATGCAACATGATATAGGGTGTTTGGTCAATAAATGCGATGCGAAGCGGCCTGATTACTTCGTGGGCAATAGGTACACATTTCTctgtggaaaaataataataaaaatcaggtGGGTAATGTAatcaaaatcttttttttttgggcacATCATACCCACCATGAAATGTCAGGCTCAATTTGAATGTACGAGACCAAACTCGCTAATCCATGACAAATCATCAAGCGACGTGAAGTTGAAATTCTCCAACTATATACtcgaaattttacaaattatctaTCATGAGTCCTGATGCAAAAGCAATCTTCGTATATTATTCTTTCGGTACCGCGTAACCTCAGGACCGAATgattgaaattcaatgaacTTGGGCGCATTTGATTTGTACCATTTGAACTAAGATAGctaatatttcttttcatcggaagaaaattttaatgtACAACATGTGAATTGTAAGTCGAAAGAAATGTGTACAACTAGAtcttaaaaacaaaaaaatttattaaaatcatAATAAATTCACTATACAATTATTGTTAACAATATTCATAAATACTATttacgatcttttttttcggcttgttttcatttgaattcatACTCAATAACAagcttcagtttttttttttataatttctcttGCTAAGACCCAATCGTGCTCGACCCATCGGGCAGATTGCGATCAAATAAGATCCCcaatcgttgaaataaaagaaatacagCGAATGAAGTCGCATTGCTGAACTCGAAGTATATCAGAATACACTCGTTCCTCATACCAATTATTTTGATTTGTGAGCCGaaattcaaagagaaaaattacctGCGGCTTAAGAAAAATCTCGATTTTTAGCCAATCATTGAAATTTCGCatctttccgaatttttcatgTGTTTTAATGTCTTTTGATCTCCGAACAATGTTATGGTCGACTCAATTAGGCTTTACGACTACTACCAAAATACctaaatgaatatacatataatgtacgtCACATTAACTAATTCAACCGAAAGACTATACGCCACCTGACCGCTCAAAATGAACATGTTCACGATGATAAATCCGATTATTTAAtgaaacaacaaaacaaagaTTAGTAATGAACGTTTAACGACATGTTGATGCTTTCAAGCTTGTTACAATATTACAAGTttttataatgtatatatgtatttatttttgttacagCTAGAGGTACACCTCTCGTTGTCATGCCATTAGGCATTAAACAGCATTTTATAATATGATCACGTTCCAATAACTGCGCGGATAGTAGTTATGCGACATGAGTATCTATAATAACTATACCTTATGCAACTACTAATTACACTAAAATCAAATATTATGCGAATCGttcttttcgaataattctAGTATCCCGCAAACGCGTTTTAGATGCGTTTTCAACAGTTGATCAAGTAGTAATTGCTATCAACAATTTCTGCAGACTGATCGATGACCGGAAACTACAACagggaataataataatatcaccATTTCTCATCTGATAGGGATCGGGTTACTGCGTATAATTCACACCTAAGTTCGCAAAACTTTTCAGAGCGGTTCAATTTACAAAATGACTTCAGTAACACGAGCAAAATGTGATAATGTTATGAGACACTACATGATCCGAGTGTAATTAAGAGAAGCGCTTTTAATATCGAATTTTAGCTGTATAAATGATTACTGTATCGCAAATTCAGTGCATTTCATGTTCGTACAAATTGTTGTAATCAAACAGGCAGAGATATTCAGTCACTCAAGAGGATATTCATTTACCAAATCAAACTGCTGAAGAAACCAATAAAGTGATAAATAACATTAGGAATATTATGCGATTATGCGAAGACGTCGCAAACTTTAGGCCGTgtctcgaataatttttcactaattGTGAAGCAAAAATAATCTAACTGGACCTCGATCAGCATTTTTACATTCAATTGTGGCAAAATAATCCCAAAAGTTTGCGACGTGAATTCATTCTATAAAACAAAACATAGGAAACAGTAGTAACACACAAACCACCAAAAGTTAGTGTTGGTAAACGATATCCTTGAGAAAGTtaggaaaaaattcttgaacaaTGGTGTACAAGTGTACAATTTATGTTATTAGCTAAGCAGCCAGAGCAGGTGGATAAAActtatgtatttataaatcTATACATGTACTAAGGAGAGAAACGTAAGGTATGCTCATTACAAATACGATCTATCACATCTATCTGGCATCTAAAAGTATATTAGCCTGGCATCTTCGGGGTTTTGTTCGACTGGGCAGTATGGACATTTCAATCTGGAAACAAATTGATTTCTTTAAAAAGTGATTTCGATATCAGTGCGTTGAATTGTTACTTCATACAAATTACATACTTATTAGCACTAGTCAGTTTGTTGAGGGCGTCTCGCGAAATCACATGACCACACACCAACTTCATCGGAGGATTGTTCTCAGTACTTTGCTGTCGTAATATTGGGCATGCAAATACTGAATGATAGCGACTCTGCTTTCCCAAATCTATCTCGATCTGTTGACAAATGTTGTAGATAGTTTCAATATAGAaaagctttgaaaaattattatgcaGTTAATAATGAATGTTTTAATGACTCTAGCTATTCATTTTCAGATAATTAGATAGCCTTTCATCGGTCAAGCTAGGTACAGATATACATTCTATATGCAACTTACCGGAAGCTCATCTTTTCCATTCCAAATGCCCGTTACTTGTCTTTGCTGCATCACTTGCTTGATATTGAGGAGGGCGGGCAAAGCTGTGCATCCTGCGTTTATACTGAAAAAATAGTATAGACATGGTTCATGATGAGTTGAAATGAGTTATTATGCTTCATCAGAAATAACAAAACtgtcatgaattttttattcattgacaCCACAAGTTCGAATAAAACATGAAAACTTACCAAACAGATAAAGGACTGTCGACACTGAGTCCCAACAATGTACAAGCTTCTTTAGTAAAAACGTCGTGAATATCGAGCCACAACGTTGGATCCAACAGGTGACTATAGGGTGATGACTGTATTCCATTTGGTAAATATAACAAAGTCCCCATTAAAGATTGAACTTCTTTTTcatgacgagcgacaaattgtGTGAGGTTTTTTCGGGCGTATAAAATAGCTTCAGCTTGTTTGGTGGGACCCTGTTGTACTAATCTTATAAAATGTAGTCTGTGTAGCTTGAATTCTAGAGATGAGTTCTGGAAAGCAATTGCATTCTCATCATGTGGTACATAGGTATTTCTTAGAACATTCGGGTATTCTGCAAATCAAAGCCTTACCTGTGCCAAGAGTGCATCACGGTGATTGCGAGCCCATTCTAAAGCAGGTTCCAGATTTCGTTGCTTCAAGCAATCTAGAATATGATTTAGTTCGGTGAATGGCTCCTTCCTACCCTCTTCAGTCTTAATTCCGGCTTCctgtgagggaaaaaatcaactacTTCAgtctttaaaaataatatgacaTACAACTGCTATTCATCACATCTTGTGAAAGTACACAACACATTAGCACACAGTACAAAATGCATTTCAAATGTGTTAACTCATGTTAATTGTCAGATTCAACTTACCGCTGCCAATTCATCGGCAATATCTAGCATCCCTTGCCGATAAAAGTGCTGACATATGACTTGGTTGAGTAAATGTGTTTTTTCAGGTCCAGAAAATACATCCTCTCTACTAGTGCTGGCAAAGTCAGCAATGAAATTTCTATCAATGGCTTTGCCAACTTTTGAAACTGTGCTGTGCAGGTCCCGGTGATCCGTTGCTAACCGCTGTACTGTATCCCGAACTTTGGTCATTGCTTGGTTCATAACTTGGATCTGACATTGTGTCAGCTCATGATCCGATGGAcctgatttcaattttaaaaagtTCTTATCACAACCATATAGTAGACAGTGTTGGCGAAACAATTAAAAGGGAAGAACTAATGAAGTTAGGATGTTTTAATGTTAAGGCAATTGTAAGAAACACTTGTCGCAACCATAGAAATACCACTCAATAATACAATAAGGGAAAGTCAGAAGAGTGAGGTTAGGTTACTTGTTGTGTTTTTAgttatcaaaatttcatttgatgATGGTTCAAATAACGGGGATACGGTTGAAATAATAGTTACTCGTACAATGCAGAGTAGAGGAATTAACGGGATAAAAATTCCTGATTTGTTACATCTGATGCTTGACGTAGTAATGagtcaatgaaaataaacaaagcTAACGTCAAAACGATATAAGTTTTCAACGGTCATGTATTGATTTTTGATCCCTGATATGTGGGCGCACTATATTTCAGCTCTTTTAGTAAAACACCCCTACTGCCAATACCGCTGGGTTCATCTACCTCCGATACAGATGAAATGTTTTGGCCCGAAGAAAATCCTTTGTTCAAAGTGCAATAATGCGGATTATGGAATCTATAAACTCACCGTCTTCTAGTTCTTTTTTCAGAGATTCAATGTGATTAATCAAATCACGCAACACCGTTCCGCCGTGTTCATTTATCGCACCgaattttgataaaactttGACAACTTCGCGCTCGACAGCATTGCAAGCCTCCATTATTGTTTTTCGCATGATGCTGCTGCGTCAGTGCTGCTGACGTCAGGGATGTCTGCTACGGTAGCTCGCCGACATAATGCTGACTGCCATTGGCAATGACGTGTCTGAGATTACAAAAATTGGCCAATGGCCAAGATTCGCGAGCCGCGTGCGCAAATCCActatttaaattcaaaatacAATTCAGCGCGCTAGGGCGCTAGGACTAGTTTTTCCTTAGAATCTTCATGATTAATATTGTGGTTAACTGAAATACTAATCTTCAGTTAACGGTATTGCGAATGAACTCGTCAATGTAACGAAAATTATgtggtaattaataattatcattccgAACAAAAGCAATGTTCGTCAGCACTCGTAGAACAATGTTCTGTACGATCTAACAAGTCACTTGGTACCAAGTAATTTCAACAACGTTCATATCTCCGATAATGATTAATTTaaacaaatattttcttcgtatGAAATAGATTACAAGGTCTACGATGAAACAAGTACCACGTTTTCTTCCACTTGCATTGAAGTCTCCGTGAGATGCCGTTAGTCCGCTCAGATAAGATACTAGATTTTTAAAATCGCAATAATCGTACACCTACGTTGCAATCAGTATGTCCACAGGGACCGCTACAATGTTCGAAAAATGGTATTAATCGGCGAAGGATTCCTTGCAGGTCTACGTGCAAGTGACTGTGAGAAGATACATTAGCGAACTGTGGCTTGCACACGTACGTTCGGATGCTTGACCGCGATTCGCTACCGACAATCTTCGATATTTTGCAGCACGTTTATTGGACCGATTAGGTATACGTTTACTCTGAATATTCTGCAGTCGTATGCATCCAACACTTCCCCTCACGCGCAAATCTACATTTATTCAGCCTGCAATCTCCCTCGCAGTTATAGCCGTATAGTTGTTCGACATGGCAGTTCCTAGTCTCATTCTCAGCAACGGGGAAAAGATGCCTGTTATTGGTCTCGGCACCTGGCAGGGTATCGTAAGTCGATAGGACTGATTTTATCTACTGAACAATATAAACCCGCTGTATAGTGCGTAGAATTGGGATTGAAATATTGGTGATAAACAAGTATAATAACATCAGAATAACTTGATGACTTGTCTCTCGTTACAACGCTCATATTCGTTGAACTCTCATGCTTCATTGTCACTGAAGAATTCGGATCGATCGTACTCATTTTAGCACATTGACCGGTATTTATTACGTTGCTCTGATCCATTACGACCAAGTAGTTTCAAGGCTATACCCACTCGTAATATAAAGAATAACTTGATTGATAAACGGGAAGCAACGTCCGATGGGGTCATCACGAATCTCTAGCGAGTGCATGTATTTTGCGTTTTGCTCTGTTTGGTATCTACAATCATAAttgaattgatgaattttacaaTCTGACGTAATGCGATCTCGGTGCTGAATTCAATCCTACACCACCTACGGCGTTGACTGAGAAGAtaccaatcttcagtcaacgcctACGGTGATGTTACAATTCGTTTTTTGCGAGTGTAGGTACGACTTCCTATACTCACGATCGCAATAATACCAAACTGTGTtaacatatgtgtataatctGTTATTCTATTCGTCTATGAGATTATATAATAAATCCTCGGAGCTCGATACACCTCAACGGCTAAGAATATTTAATATCACGTAGCTATTAACATGAGATGAATCCCATTGCAGTTTATCGTGCACGACTGTATAGAGCAATCATCAATATACGAACACTTGAATACGGAATAATGAGTTAtgtaatatttgaataaacgtAGGATGATCCAAGCGTCGTAAGTCAAGCCGTTAAAGATGCGATTGACGCTGGCTACCGGCACTTTGACTGTGCCATGAGATATGGCAACGAAGACGTCATCGGAAGAGCTATACACGAAAAGATTCGCGAAGGCGTCGTTACGAGGAAGGATCTTTACATTGTCACGAAAGTAGGTCCACACCCAATAAATCTATATctcaataatgataatgcaGAATAtgtgatgaataaaatatgcgATACGCTTGGCACGTTATCAACCTGTGTGAATACTTGCAGCTTTGGAATGATAAGCACAAAGAAGAGGATGTCGTTCCCACGTGTAgggaatcgttgaaaaacttCGGATTCGACTACGTTGACTTGTATCTGATTCATTGGCCCTTTGCTTACAAGGTGAGATTCAAAACTTAATTTATTTCGGAGTGATGCGTCAAATTTATCAACAATGATTCCTCGAACATGTAAGTGAATATAAGAAAAGGGAATCATGAAAATTTCGCTACACATCGAACTcctctaacaataagtaatgAATGTATTCGTCGCAATAGGATTCTGGAGATTTATTTCCCGCATCGGTTGAATCTCACGTTGATATTCCGTTAGAAGAAACTTGGCGTGGAATGGAAGAATGCTATCGTCTTGGCTACGCGAAGAGCATCGGCGTTAGTAACTTCAATGCTTCGCAGATAGACCGAATCCTCAATGTCGCTAAAATTAAACCAGTCGTTAATCAGGTCGAATGTCATCCAAACTTGAACCAAAAAAAGCTTCGTGCATTCTGTGCAAGCCGAGGAATAGCCATTACGAGTTACAGTCCCCTAGGTGCACCTCTTCGACCTTGGGCCAAGCCCAGTGATCCCGTGGTTGTAATTGACCGACCGGAGGTTGTCGccataggaaaaaaatatggcaAAACACCGGCGCAGATTCTACTCAGATATCTGGTAACGAAATCTCAGTATTGTACCAGCTTCcaaattttcggcgaaaatatcGTACCTTTCAATTCAAACCATTGGTAATCAATTCTTCTGTCATCGATTATACAGATTGATATCGGCACCGTGCCAATTCCGAAGTCCAGCTCCAAAGCGCGCATCCAAGAGAATATTAACATCTTCGATTTCAAATTGACTCCCGAAGAGGTGGCAATTATTGACAAGTTTGATACCGGTATGCGCGTAACATCCGCTGACGAGTGAGTATCACATAGTATTTTACTTGACGTAGTGCATAATTTGACTTGAGCTGAGGGATTATAAATATGTCGTGTTTCAGGCTGAAAAATCACAAGGAGTACCCATTCCATGCGGAGTTTTAAGGCTGCATGTTCTACAAATTTGAGGTACTATCGCGATCCTTTCTATCGTCCTAAGGTTTACTTAATTAACATATTGTCAAAATTAACATAGTAACACACACCTAAACTTCAATGTATACTCGTTTATGCAATGTAAAATGAGCTGgttaacaataaaaataagttTGATCACATACAATAGGATATTGTGTAAGTGAAGTTCAGGATACTTCCTTCGAAGAGTTGTATCAAACAAAAACGCTCATTGTCGGCACAAGCTCAAGCCGTAAGTCATGATCAAATCGGCCGGATTTTCCATCATAGAGAACGATAGACGCGTAGTATAACGAGTATTCCAATATTCCGTTGTTCATGTTTGTGAGTTATAGCTCCAACGGTAAATTCGTCAATACTCTGGACATgttcgtagagaaaaaaacaatcaatcgCTAACTTCTAGATGATGCCAGTTACTCATGAATTGATTAAAATCGTCCACTGAAGAAACGTAGCTATTCTTCATGGTGTTTGCACGCACGTACCGCGTCATATTAGTTACGGCTCGACATGCGACAGTGCGAAGCCCACATTCACATCCTCTGTCAGAGGACATCCTCTCTATGGTTTCAACGTCAAGCCTCGTTACGAATACGAGCACATAACATCGGTATGACTATTATCCATTACGTAGTCTTTCAGGGGTTGAGTTCACGCACTTAACCGGACAATCCTAAGGTCACCGAACCAGTGGAAAGTTCCGAATTCTGAACCGTAGGGCTACGCAAACGACAACCAACGCAATCCCGAACAGTCGGCAAGTGTAGCTGATGTCTAATAACGATATCATGCTTGTGTGACggagcaaaaattttccaaccggTCGTGAATCATCATTCATTGGCGGTAATCTGCGGCAATTGCTTCTCCCAGTAGGTTCTTTGCATAGCACAACAGACTTGTCCCTACATCCCTACGTCCCCAACTCTTTGTCCGTCTCTTTTCTTCTGTACGATCCCATCTATCTGACGTTCTCTCTTCTGATCAATCCTCTTTCGCTACTTTGTTGCCAATAAACCGAATGGAACTTTCCTACGGCATTCTGACcctgcgattttttcaacagtcACGGTACTTACCATACGTTTGGTTGCGAGCTGAAGGGCTCGGTTTATTTTGCTTGGACGATAtcacgtatatgtgtacatgtacTATATATATTCCTTTTTCTATATGACAACTCAATCGGGAATTCAACTTGGCAATACTGATATTCAATCACTGCGGCtctttcgcatgctattcatTTGAATGTTGGACACATTGTGTCTTAAGGTATGGCCGCgtgcaaaattttcacacctGACCACAAAGGTTCCAAATTCCACTTTGGACGCGGCCGGTGTAGTCATTCGAGAAGAACAAGGTGAACAGTATCCTCGAGTAGTGCCTTATAGAGagaagtaatttttttggaaGTACAATTTGTGATGTTGAAACTGCTCTGCAAGTTTTTCAGATTCGTCATGAATAGCTTTCTCAACTTGTGAGTAATTTTAAGTTCTGAGCTTTTGATCCAAAAGTTAATGTCTGCCAAAATTCAGCGATCGAACATATCATAGATCTATGATATGCCAAATCCAtgagtagaaatttttcttcgtctaaATATTCCTAATGAATCTATTGCGAGTTTTGGTAAACATAACAATAAGATCAATTACCTTGAACCAACCGTAATTTCAGCGTGCTTCCTGACCTCAACCCTTCGCCATCGAGTACAACTCCAACTAGTACGTTTGAAATAAGATCGCCAACTTCAGACATCCTTCGCGTGGCAAGGGCACGGGAATGTTTCCAACGCAAACGTCTGTTTTACAAGATTGTAGAAGAGTTTGACAATAAATCATCTTTGATCGAACTGCAACAGAAACCATCAGGAGATAATCGATCTGAAAAAGATCCGGTAAAGCTTTATAACCCGCTAGACAGTGTCGAGTTATTCGAATCCGAATATCAAAATAAGTTcgcaaacaaaaataaagcTGGTGTTCGAGCTCCGATTGCCCGACAGTTGAGCTTCTACTCGGATCCGACTATCGAAAGCTCAGGCGAATACTCCAAGGTTAATACTTGTGGAGAAgattcgatctcagaaatgaATATCGATTTTATGCACTGTAGATCAACTCAATCTTCACCCAAACGCGAAAGCTCCCACTTCGAGGATTCcggattttcaaatatctcaACAGACCTGAATTTGAGATTGGAGACTATTTCGGAAGGACAAATGTCAGAAAGGTCGAATAATAATCCATCGGATCAACTTTCCTTTGATTCGTGTCTTCACGAATCAGATTATTCAGAGTCTTGCTCGggaattaacgaaaaattagACATGGACATCAGTTTTTCTGCAATTCAATCGGCGAAAACCAACGAGAGTTCGCGCGAGAATTCCGTGAAGCATCTCGAATCtcatggaaggaaaaaattcagtGACAATATCACTAATGGCCCAGATGAcggcttacaattagagatGTGCTCGATGCACGATCAGTCGATACCAACCGCTGATGTCTGTGAcgctgaatttgaaaaatcgacaaaTGCCACAAATACGGAAGATCAACAGGCTTCTTTCGCAAATCAAGCCTAATTCGTGATAATTAAATTGGATTCCTATCTTTAAAGAATGCATAACTCTTGCCGAAGTTCGAAAACCACCGAACTCTGAAAGCGTGTGCacgaaactaaaaataaatatgagatATACGGGGTCACGACtgagtatatattttatgagtTCCTCGACATTTAGAAAGTATtaatataattgtaataaattattgtacatGTTTCATTCAACTTGTCTAAATATATTCATGCCAAgatctatttttcaatttattactGTGGATAATTAACTTGTATGTTATTTAAAGATAATCATGCTTACATTACACTGGGATAATAATTAACCATTTGCTTCGTACACGTGGCATGAATGAGCTTCAAGTCCAACAGCTGGTCTCTCGTGATTATAGATGTTGACTCAAAGCATgctgtataaatgtataaaatatagtaATATGTGATGCATAATAAACGTGTGAGAAAAAACTGTTTCAATAAAACAGGATGAAGATCTAGTTTAATGCCCCGTACTTTTCTAGAATATAATGTGAATATCGTGCTGTAATATAAGAATTTACAGTACACCAAACATTCAGAATTGGCCGCCAATGGatgggagtgaaaaaaaatttggttgCGTTCAACTGATTATACACCAGacaataaaatcgatcgagaagGTGAAGTATTGTTTACGTCGTCCACGATCATTACGTGTATAATAGGTTTGTCGGCGGGCCGATTACtcgttttatcaaaaaaattcgtcgcaaGCGAACAGGTACGATAAAGCACGTGAACGAATGAGCGCATCGTTAACtgcatataaaatattctgcaTAGATTTAAAACTGCATGACCTTATTTATAGTATAATCAGTTCGCAGAGTTGGAATTC from Athalia rosae chromosome 1, iyAthRosa1.1, whole genome shotgun sequence carries:
- the LOC105685968 gene encoding uncharacterized protein LOC105685968 — translated: MLKLLCKFFRFVMNSFLNFVLPDLNPSPSSTTPTSTFEIRSPTSDILRVARARECFQRKRLFYKIVEEFDNKSSLIELQQKPSGDNRSEKDPVKLYNPLDSVELFESEYQNKFANKNKAGVRAPIARQLSFYSDPTIESSGEYSKVNTCGEDSISEMNIDFMHCRSTQSSPKRESSHFEDSGFSNISTDLNLRLETISEGQMSERSNNNPSDQLSFDSCLHESDYSESCSGINEKLDMDISFSAIQSAKTNESSRENSVKHLESHGRKKFSDNITNGPDDGLQLEMCSMHDQSIPTADVCDAEFEKSTNATNTEDQQASFANQA
- the LOC105686080 gene encoding E3 ubiquitin-protein ligase RMND5A isoform X2 — translated: MRKTIMEACNAVEREVVKVLSKFGAINEHGGTVLRDLINHIESLKKELEDGPSDHELTQCQIQVMNQAMTKVRDTVQRLATDHRDLHSTVSKVGKAIDRNFIADFASTSREDVFSGPEKTHLLNQVICQHFYRQGMLDIADELAAEAGIKTEEGRKEPFTELNHILDCLKQRNLEPALEWARNHRDALLAQNSSLEFKLHRLHFIRLVQQGPTKQAEAILYARKNLTQFVARHEKEVQSLMGTLLYLPNGIQSSPYSHLLDPTLWLDIHDVFTKEACTLLGLSVDSPLSVCINAGCTALPALLNIKQVMQQRQVTGIWNGKDELPIEIDLGKQSRYHSVFACPILRQQSTENNPPMKLVCGHVISRDALNKLTSANKLKCPYCPVEQNPEDARLIYF
- the LOC105686081 gene encoding aldo-keto reductase family 1 member B1-like, with protein sequence MAVPSLILSNGEKMPVIGLGTWQGIDDPSVVSQAVKDAIDAGYRHFDCAMRYGNEDVIGRAIHEKIREGVVTRKDLYIVTKLWNDKHKEEDVVPTCRESLKNFGFDYVDLYLIHWPFAYKDSGDLFPASVESHVDIPLEETWRGMEECYRLGYAKSIGVSNFNASQIDRILNVAKIKPVVNQVECHPNLNQKKLRAFCASRGIAITSYSPLGAPLRPWAKPSDPVVVIDRPEVVAIGKKYGKTPAQILLRYLIDIGTVPIPKSSSKARIQENINIFDFKLTPEEVAIIDKFDTGMRVTSADELKNHKEYPFHAEF
- the LOC105686080 gene encoding E3 ubiquitin-protein ligase RMND5A isoform X1 — encoded protein: MRKTIMEACNAVEREVVKVLSKFGAINEHGGTVLRDLINHIESLKKELEDGPSDHELTQCQIQVMNQAMTKVRDTVQRLATDHRDLHSTVSKVGKAIDRNFIADFASTSREDVFSGPEKTHLLNQVICQHFYRQGMLDIADELAAEAGIKTEEGRKEPFTELNHILDCLKQRNLEPALEWARNHRDALLAQNSSLEFKLHRLHFIRLVQQGPTKQAEAILYARKNLTQFVARHEKEVQSLMGTLLYLPNGIQSSPYSHLLDPTLWLDIHDVFTKEACTLLGLSVDSPLSVCINAGCTALPALLNIKQVMQQRQVTGIWNGKDELPIEIDLGKQSRYHSVFACPILRQQSTENNPPMKLVCGHVISRDALNKLTSANKNQFVSRLKCPYCPVEQNPEDARLIYF